The DNA region TACCAGCTCTATAGTTTCACCTTCAGACTCAGTGTATGGACAAAGCACTGAAGATTTATTATAACCTGGGGAAGGCACCCTGACCATGTAAAAATGATGATAGagcagacagggctggggatgtggctcagaggtagaaggCTTGTCTAGTAGGCAGGTCTTGCTTTCTGTCCCCAGCAAGGCCTATATACACACGAATCAATGtactaaacaaagaaatagaagcaTTATCTTTTTATTTGGCATTACATGGTTAAAGTAATAGAAACAAATATAGAAAAGATCAAAAGTAATTAACTTTTGAGGACTAGGACTAATGGAGACGCGGGAAGGTGGAATTCTGTGTGGTCTAACTCCGCCCTTGTGCATATGTTATTATTGTAACTACATCCAAGAAAAGTTAATTATTTGAAAAGTCTGCCTGGCTGCTGCGGGGGGCGGTGGGGGGGTGAGATGTAAGATGCTGTTAGAAATCCATCTTTGAGGGAGTAGAGGCGGCTTGCTGTTCCCCGCAGTCCAGGCGCCCAGGGGTGGTTATTAACCGTCACTGGAGCTCCGTGTCGGCTCAGCTCTGGGGCTGAGGAGCCCTGTCACGGGAATAAGCGACCGGGTGGGGAAGCAGTTTTCCCTAGAGCAGCAGAAAGGAAACTCCATCCAAAGCGAGCGCCCCAAGCCCACCCGGAACGCGCTTCAGGACCGCTCCCCTCCCTTCAGGGAGGAGGGCTGGAGCCGGCTGGCTCACCCGGGGGTTGTGGGAGGTGCAGACTCAGGGGCTCTCCGTGGCTGGACTTTGTACTCTGGGACCTCCTGTGACCTCCTCACCCCACCCGGGAGTGGCCCCCGGTTGAGGATCTCCACCAGCACTAGGGCAGCCTTTTTCGTTCCTAGCTGCTCGCCAGAATCTTTTAAAAGATGCCCTCGGGTCACCCCAGGCCAGATAAAGATAATAGCATTCCTGGCAGGACTTGGGGCTGGCTCTTATCTTCTTTAAGGCACCAGCTCCCTAAAGCCAGCCCAGCGATTCTGGTCCCTAAGGCGCAGACGGGACTTggaggggaggggctggcagGGGGCGCCCCTCTGAGACCCCCGACCCTCTCTCCCTCGCAGTGTACCACTGGGCGGAGATGCGGACTAAGATGCGCATCATGGGCTTCAACGCCGAAGCCGTGAAGCCGCTGAACGAGGGGGCAGCCGCCGAGCTGGGCGCGGAGCTGCTGGGCGAGGCCATCATCTTCGTCACGGCCTGCGGCTGCCTGCTGATGGAGTACTTGCGCCAACAGGCGCAGCGGCGCCACAAGGAAGCCGAGCGGCGCGCCGCGTGGAACGCGTTGCGGGACGAGATGGGCCACCTGGCGCTGGCTCTGGAAACGCTGCAGGGGCAGGTGCAGGCGACGCCGGCGAAGGGCGCCCTGGAGGAGCTGCGGCAAGAACTGCGGGAGGTGCGCGCCCAGCTCCACGCCGACCAGGTCCGGAACCCGGACCCACTGCCCGATCTCCTGGAGTACTAGGGGGACGCAGGGCCTGTGCTGGACATGACTGCTATCTGAGCTGCGAGGTCTCCGACCTGGCCACCTGGCCTGCCGTCTGCCCTGTCCCATCCTCTATCTGGCCATCGGACACCACCTGATCTCTTTGGGATCAGAGGGATCCTAGGATGTGATTCAATCGGGCACCTCCCTACTAACCTGTCCAGTGGTACCTTCCACCTAGTGTCCCCCCCCTCCCACTGGTGGAACGTTCCAACAGGGACCCGCCCCGTCCCCCTGACCTCGCAGGCACACACCTACCGAGCGCTTTGGAAAGGAAAAGCAGTCGTGAATGGGACCCGCCTGTCCACTAGGTGGGTCAGCAGGACAAAACAAAAGTGGATTCTGCACTTGGATTTAGGCAGCCTCTCAATCGGCCATTCACACGCCCACTTACCTGAGGCGTGGCCCCTTCCCCTGGGACCCCCATCCATGGCACCGGTACACCCCCTGCCTCTTCTTCATTGGTTCAGACCATTGTTAAGAAAATGCAGAAAGTTCCAAAGGACTTTCCGGACCGTGGTGCCTGCCTCTACCTCCGTCTCCGAGGGCATAGGGAGATGGACCTTGCCAGCCTCGGCCCCATCGAGTCACCCAGGGGCTCTTGCCTTCAATACTCCGTGGTGCCTTCGCCGGGATCATCTTCCCGAGGGGGTCGTTCCAACCGAAACCCCTCTTCCTTTAGTCTATGGCATAACCCACTGGCAAGGCTGAGCTGGGTCTTCCTGGGCAGTGCCTCCCAGATCCGCCTCCCTGGTCTGTTCTAGCAGGATGTAGCTCTTAGGGGAAGGGAAATGGGTGCCCACCAGGGCAAATCCACTTTTTTCAGTCTCAGCCCCTTTTACCAGTCCCAAGTCATTGACCTATTCCTGTCCTTTCTCACAGCCTTCCCCTGTGGTCCAATTCAGTAGCCTTTTTTAAAGGACCCATTTATCCTCTAAATATAAGGTCAGTGTCACATCCCTCATCTTCCATACAGATCTGCTCCTGGGAGAGCCACTGCCCTTCCTTCTTGCACCTCTTCCGTGAGAACCCCACCCCATTCAACTGGAATGGCATCCCACTgagctttacacacacacacacacagccaactCACTGAGCACTCAAGGAGCACATATTAACTCTAATTTTGGaatcctattctttttttaagactgCAGAATTAAAGGAGCTCTAGGGTGAAGAAATCATCTTAATGTTCTTGAGAACCATGATTCCCATCTGCCCAATGGACACATGTCATTAAAATTAGGAAAGAAGCTGGGAGTGTTCTGGAGAAAGGGGGCAGTCATCACATGGTGAATCAGAGGCTCTGAGTAGGCCCCCGACTGTGCAGGGCCAGTCAGTGAGGCCCGTCCCTGGCCTTCTCCAGGATGGCCAAGCAGTTGGGGCAGCCTAAGAGGCACAGGTAGAGGTGAGAAgggactggggtggggtggggcagcaTCTCATTCACCAAGGTCACCAGAACCCCTCCCGTCACTCCAGAGATCTTCACACTTATAAAAACTGCAGATTTATTCCACAAGGGCCCATTCTCAAGAAGCTGGAGGTAAAGGGGGAggttcctcccttctccctcccttatTCCCCAGGGGGTAAAAATGGTCTGGACCCCAAAACCTATccaaataaaaaaacccaaaaaactgaGGTTTCAAAAAGTTACAGCATCTTAATTCCTCATAGAAAAGGGAAGGAGCTCGAGGGAAGGGGGGGTCCCGGGGGTGGGGGAGCACCCCAGTCTGGTGAGACACCCACCCTAAAATAGCTGCCCCAAATGGGCTAGCCTGGGGCTATAGCATTTAAAAACTCCCACACCCCGTTTTAtcaaaaccaaaaaggaaaaaaaaatttccctttccCCCCaaacccaaatatatatataatatatttttttcctttaaaaaaaaaaaaacaacaaaatgattcGAAGGCATTAAGCATTAAAGTGAATCTAGAACAAGGGAATGTGaaattccctccttccttcccccttaCTGTGGGGTTAATTGGTACATCCCCAACAGAGGAACCAGCCCCAAGGGGATGGCAGAGGGGAAGGACCAAAGGGAGCAAAGGGTGGGGGCCTCCCCAGCTCATCAATCAGCAGCCAGTAAGGGTGTGGGCACGGTGCCAGGGAAGCCACACCCCCTTGGAATTTTCCAAGTGGGATCCGGAGGGGGAAGATGCATTCCTGTGTAATCTTCAGCCAATTCCATGTCAAGTAGAGGCAGGGAAAGCAGGGTGACAGGCCGGGTGTGCAGAAAGAGAAACAGGTCATTTGGGTCCCTGTGGTCAGGGGGAACCCCGTTTCCTTAGCTCCTGGACAAAAGCTGGAAGGAAACAAGAGGCAGGGTCAGAGCCagtctcttctctcctccctgacAAGTCAAGAGGATCTCCAAGGGACACATCGGGACACATCGCCACTGCTGCAGGGTAAGTTAAAGTTCAAACACCTCACCTTCAATTATCTCCTCTTTGACCTTCTGTAATTCCTTCCTCACCTCTTCCAGAAGCTCCTGAAAATAATGGGGCATAACCATTCAAGAGAGGGTCCTGGAACAAACAAATCCCCTCCTTTCTTTGTGACACTAACCTAGGAACACACTACCACCAAATGACTGTccctgccacttttttttttctttttcttttgtaccagggattgaacccaagg from Marmota flaviventris isolate mMarFla1 chromosome 18, mMarFla1.hap1, whole genome shotgun sequence includes:
- the LOC114101082 gene encoding optic atrophy 3 protein; translation: MVQTEECKLKERNFLIHPIKYKASETEMTRNASVITVYHWAEMRTKMRIMGFNAEAVKPLNEGAAAELGAELLGEAIIFVTACGCLLMEYLRQQAQRRHKEAERRAAWNALRDEMGHLALALETLQGQVQATPAKGALEELRQELREVRAQLHADQVRNPDPLPDLLEY